In Chloroflexaceae bacterium, the following proteins share a genomic window:
- a CDS encoding ABC transporter permease produces the protein MQQEIRAPRVARAPWVALGGLQWAGLPAAIIGLVLLWQALVSLGGYRPFILPGPALVAERFIGAAQSGLLWKHTAATLLVALGGFGLALVVGLSLGYILAHLPWLERATAPVLAASQAIPVVAVAPLVILWFGPGLTGKLLIAALITFLPVLINTIVALRSIPRELREMALISGANRWQMLRHVEAPLSLPVLFGGVRTGLALATTGAVVGEFVAGREGLGALINIARGLFDTPLIFVSLITLAAITLCLYLIASLLERALVRWEMGS, from the coding sequence ATGCAGCAGGAGATCCGGGCGCCGCGGGTGGCGCGCGCGCCGTGGGTGGCCCTGGGCGGCTTGCAGTGGGCCGGGCTGCCCGCGGCGATCATCGGCCTGGTGCTGCTGTGGCAGGCGCTGGTCAGCCTGGGGGGCTACCGCCCCTTCATCCTGCCCGGCCCGGCCCTGGTCGCCGAACGCTTCATAGGCGCGGCGCAGAGCGGCCTGCTGTGGAAGCACACCGCGGCAACACTGCTGGTGGCCCTGGGCGGCTTCGGCCTGGCCCTGGTCGTCGGTCTGAGCCTGGGCTACATCCTGGCGCACCTGCCCTGGCTGGAGCGAGCTACGGCGCCAGTGCTGGCGGCCAGCCAGGCGATACCGGTAGTGGCCGTGGCGCCCCTGGTCATCCTCTGGTTCGGTCCTGGGCTGACCGGCAAGTTGCTGATCGCTGCGCTGATCACCTTCCTGCCGGTGCTGATCAACACCATCGTGGCGCTGCGCTCCATTCCCCGCGAGTTGCGCGAAATGGCCCTGATCAGCGGGGCGAACCGCTGGCAGATGCTGCGCCACGTCGAAGCGCCCCTCAGCCTGCCGGTGCTCTTCGGCGGCGTCCGCACCGGGCTGGCCCTGGCCACCACCGGGGCGGTGGTCGGCGAGTTCGTCGCCGGGCGCGAGGGCCTGGGTGCGCTGATCAACATCGCCCGCGGCCTCTTCGATACGCCGCTGATCTTCGTGTCCTTGATCACCCTCGCGGCCATCACCCTGTGCCTGTACCTGATCGCATCGCTCCTTGAACGAGCCCTGGTGCGGTGGGAGATGGGGTCATGA